The DNA sequence TCGAACCGAATGAGGTCGAGCCCATCCTCCCCGGGCGTCAGGGCCACAATGCGACTTCCGTATTTCTTCGTCATAGCGCTTTCGCAAATCCTCCGTGTTCTCGGATCACCCGTCCTTCCAGTTCCAGAATGGTAAGTTCCGCGAGCACTTCGCTCATCTCCATTCCAGTTAACTCGACAATCTTCTCAACTGGCATCGAATTCGCGTCAAGAACGCTCAAAATTTTCGCGGCCGGACCCTGAACCGCCGCCTTCGGCTGAACTGCGCGCGGTTCGATGCCTAGCGATTCGATCACCTGCATCGGGTGATCGAGCAGAGTCGCCCCATCGCGGATCAGCGAGTGCGAACCTTGGAACCCGAATTGATCGATCGGACCCGGAACCACAAAAACCTCTCGACCTTGCTCAGCGGCAAAGCCCGCAGTTCGGATTGCCCCGGACTTGAGCGGCGCCTCGATCACCACCACCGCCGAACTCAAGCAGGCGATCAGATGGTTACGCAAAATGAATTTGTAGTCTGCCGGCTTAGTGCCCGCGGCAAACTGGCTGAGGAGCAAACCACGCTCCTTCATCCGCTGAAAAAGGCCGGAATGCGCCGACGGATAAACATGGTCCACCCCGCAAGCCAGCACTGCAATGGTCGAGCCGCCCGCCGCCAAAGTGCCTTCGTGAGCGGCCGCATCGATGCCGACGGCACCGCCGCTGACAACGGTAATCCCGTGCCGGGCGAATTCCTCGGCGAACTTGCGCGCGCAGACGCGGCCATAAGAGGTTGCGCTCCGTGTTCCGACAATCGCCACCATCGGCTGATCAAACGCCTCACGATTCCCAGA is a window from the Armatimonadota bacterium genome containing:
- the dprA gene encoding DNA-protecting protein DprA, which produces MPIQKGREIAESLDPLSNWGQALLASSLLTESEKRRLSAVLAIDSFAGDIRVLAEDDYPDSLAYASGVPPALLYSGNREAFDQPMVAIVGTRSATSYGRVCARKFAEEFARHGITVVSGGAVGIDAAAHEGTLAAGGSTIAVLACGVDHVYPSAHSGLFQRMKERGLLLSQFAAGTKPADYKFILRNHLIACLSSAVVVIEAPLKSGAIRTAGFAAEQGREVFVVPGPIDQFGFQGSHSLIRDGATLLDHPMQVIESLGIEPRAVQPKAAVQGPAAKILSVLDANSMPVEKIVELTGMEMSEVLAELTILELEGRVIREHGGFAKAL